One part of the Tautonia rosea genome encodes these proteins:
- a CDS encoding DUF885 domain-containing protein — translation MTVRFTWIVLATLALAPSPARAQEQADAALESLFQEYLDAWFADEPLTATRLGDHRFDDRLEDLSADSRARWVERDRRFLTELPKRVPYDALSRDGQIDFEIFRHHLDYSLWLSEHFQPFEDDPRIYVGYTTEGVYLLLTQSTLPEAENLANAIERIKAVPRIVETARATLSGAPRVKVETAILQTRGAIGFYTDDLFLFANRPRDEGELAKVAAEAAKALQDYLDFLTNELLPKAGDDWRIGPEIFAEKVARELNSGLTSAEVLAEANAEAERVEQEMAIIARQLWWDMFPGIPVPPDDPQGRRFLIRKVLEQIGLEHGSPETLVSDAKSTVESIKTFINDRGILELPEPDRCELIEMPEFMRGNSVAYLNPAPPLDPDGRSEYAISPPPSDWDEDRVASFLREYNARMLQILTIHEAYPGHYVQLEYSNRCPSLIRRVLSSGTFAEGWAVYTERMMLDEGFGLGDLKLRMQQLKFYLRAVVNAILDHEMHAHSMTDDEAMTLLMDRAFQTEGEAAGKVIRSKQSSAQLSTYFVGRVAFHRLRQDIQREQGDAFDLARFHEATLSHGTLPVKYLPELVRQSLGIVPAAE, via the coding sequence ATGACCGTGCGCTTCACCTGGATCGTCCTTGCGACTCTGGCCCTGGCACCGTCCCCCGCTCGGGCTCAAGAGCAGGCAGATGCCGCCCTGGAATCACTCTTCCAGGAGTATCTCGACGCCTGGTTCGCCGACGAACCGCTGACAGCGACCCGGCTGGGCGATCATCGCTTCGACGATCGGCTTGAGGATCTGTCGGCCGACTCGAGGGCCAGATGGGTCGAGCGTGACCGCCGGTTCCTGACCGAATTGCCCAAGCGCGTTCCTTACGACGCTCTCAGTCGTGACGGTCAAATCGATTTCGAAATCTTCCGGCATCACCTGGATTACTCCCTTTGGCTCTCCGAGCACTTCCAGCCGTTCGAGGATGACCCGAGGATCTATGTCGGCTATACGACCGAAGGGGTTTATCTGCTACTCACGCAATCCACCCTTCCCGAAGCCGAGAATCTGGCCAACGCCATCGAGCGGATCAAGGCAGTCCCTCGAATTGTCGAGACGGCCCGTGCCACACTCTCCGGAGCCCCTCGCGTGAAGGTCGAGACGGCCATTCTGCAGACCCGAGGCGCGATCGGCTTCTACACCGATGATCTCTTCCTCTTCGCCAATCGTCCTCGTGATGAGGGCGAACTGGCTAAGGTCGCTGCCGAGGCCGCCAAAGCCTTGCAAGACTATCTTGATTTCCTCACCAACGAGCTCCTTCCAAAGGCTGGCGACGACTGGCGGATCGGTCCCGAGATCTTCGCCGAGAAGGTGGCTCGGGAGCTGAATTCCGGCCTGACCTCCGCTGAGGTCCTTGCCGAGGCGAACGCCGAAGCCGAGCGGGTCGAGCAAGAAATGGCCATCATCGCCCGGCAACTCTGGTGGGACATGTTCCCTGGCATCCCCGTGCCGCCGGACGACCCGCAAGGACGCCGTTTCCTAATCCGGAAGGTGCTGGAGCAGATCGGCCTGGAACACGGATCACCCGAAACCCTTGTCTCCGACGCGAAGTCCACCGTCGAATCCATAAAGACATTTATCAATGACCGAGGTATCCTTGAACTCCCGGAACCGGATCGTTGTGAACTGATCGAGATGCCCGAATTCATGCGAGGCAACTCGGTCGCCTATCTCAACCCCGCTCCCCCGCTCGACCCCGATGGCCGCAGTGAATACGCGATCAGCCCCCCGCCAAGCGACTGGGACGAGGATCGCGTCGCCAGCTTCCTCCGCGAGTACAACGCGCGGATGCTTCAAATTCTCACCATTCACGAGGCGTACCCCGGCCACTACGTCCAGCTCGAATACTCGAATCGATGCCCCTCGCTGATCCGACGGGTCCTCTCCTCCGGCACCTTCGCCGAAGGTTGGGCCGTGTACACCGAACGGATGATGCTTGACGAAGGGTTTGGCCTCGGCGACTTAAAATTGCGCATGCAACAACTCAAGTTTTATTTGCGAGCTGTTGTTAATGCAATCCTTGACCACGAAATGCACGCCCACTCCATGACCGACGACGAAGCCATGACCTTACTCATGGACCGTGCCTTCCAGACCGAAGGGGAAGCCGCCGGAAAGGTCATCCGATCCAAACAGTCGTCGGCACAACTCTCCACCTACTTCGTCGGTCGCGTCGCCTTCCACCGACTTCGCCAGGACATTCAGCGCGAACAGGGAGACGCCTTTGACCTCGCTCGCTTTCACGAGGCCACCCTCTCGCACGGCACCTTGCCGGTCAAGTATCTTCCGGAACTCGTCCGGCAGTCCCTTGGCATCGTTCCTGCCGCCGAGTGA